GATCGCTCGATGCCACAGAAACCTCCGTTCAAACCCTCAACGATAGCGACGGTGCCAGAACCCTTGCCAAACTCGACCCCCCAGGAAATCCCGGACGCGATCGCGTTAAACTTCGCTTTAGGGTTGACGAACAGCGTTTTCTCCGCCTCACTGTTGAAGATATCCTCGCCAACCAAATCCTCCTCGACAATCAATTTGTCGCACAACTGCGCTAGTGATTTGTCAATTATGCTTGATGTAAACACCCTGAAACCCTTGCTAGGAAGAGGGAATAGGCAACAGGGAATAGGGAATAGCAATCAGTCAATAGTTCAGGAAAATAGCGAACAGTCCTCACCCCGTCTCCCTCTCACCCCGTCTCCCCGTCCTCTCTCCGCGTCCCCGCATCCCCCTGTCACTGAGCGTGTCGAAGTGCCGCGTCACCCTCTCTCCCCCAGCTTCCCCAGCCTCCCCAGCCTCCATCTCTCCCCTTCCCCGTGTCACCGCGTCTCCGTGTCACCTCATCTCCCCGTCTGCCTTGTCACCACCCAAAGTAGAGATCGTGCCATATCGCGAGCAATACGCCATTTCGACTCTGGGGGATCGCCAGAGGGGATAGCAATGGAGGTAAAGGTAATTCCTTGACTACCCAAAATAATGGACGCGATCGCGTTTGCCCTGGGAAGATGGAAATCAGAAGTCAGCAAATAAACGTGTCGAATATTGCGGCGTTTGAAGTCTGGGACGAGAGTTGAAAAATTGGTGACGGTATCGACAGCGCGGTAATCGAGGTGGAGGCGATGGTTGGGGATGCCTGCGTTTTGGAAAATCGCGATCGCTTTTTGGCGTTCCAACCCAGAAGATACCCAAATGTCCAAAGCCAGATCCTGCTCTTCAGAAACTTCCTCCCAAGAGCCAAGTTTCTCACTTTCTCTATCGGTGTAGTTTTGCCCCTTCTGCCCTCTGCCATCTGCCCTCTGCCTTACCGTCAGGTGCTGTCGAGCAAACTCTGCGGTGAAGACTTCGCGATCGAAATTGCCCCCCAACATTAGGATGGCTTGAGGATGGGGGGCAGCTTTTCGGGCTAAATGGGTTCGCCACGCGATCGCGCCGACTAGGATGGAAAGAGTCACACTTATTACCACTACAGGCGTTAGCACCACTAGAATTAATTTTCGCTTTAAGAAAAATCGCGTCACGATCTGCACGTTAAAAATTGTCCTGCAATTTGCAGATGTTTCGATCGATCCTAAGCTAAAAAATATCTACGTCAGTCTCATATTTGTGGGTAGATTCTTTCCCCGTGTCTCCGTGTCAGCCTCAACGCACAAAACCGAGGTTGACGAACCACTAGGCGCGATCGCAATCCCTAAACCCACCAGGGTTTTTGATGAGTGCGGGGATCGATTTCCCTCCAGGGAGAAATCCGAATCAAATCGTCTTCGACGCTAACGCGCGTCAGTTTGAGGGGTAGCGGTGCTGGACCTCTTACAACATTTCCCTCCGAATCGTAGCGAGAACCGTGACAGGGACATTGGAATTGATTTTCATAAGCATTCCAAGGAAACGTACAGCCTAAATGCGTGCAGTTATCCACAATTCCCCAAGGATGCAGCGTGCCATCCTCTTTAACGGTGAGATAAGTCGGTTCTCCCGCCAATCCCGCCACTAAAGCGCGAGTTTCCGGCAGTTCTGCCAGAATTTGGCTTGCCGGAATGAGCTTGCCATTCGCATCCCTGGCAAAAATCGAACCATCTTCACCCACTTCTTTAGGGGGAACAAAAAATTTAGCTGCCGGATAAAGTGCCGCACTTACCGTCGTTGCCACCACTGCACCCGTGAGAAAGTTGAGTAGCTGTCGCCGCGACAGGGATGGGTTTTCTAAGGGTAGACTTTCTTCCATTTGTTTGCACCGCCTTCTAGTTTTGGTGGGTATTTTGTTTGCGGGTGTTGATGCCAAACAAGCCATAAAGCAGACAAGAACCCGCTACAGCGCTAATGGCTAAGACAGTCGCTAAAAGGGTTAAACCGATTCCTAGGCTTGAACCGACATACACCCATAACCCAAGGTAAGCAAGGGTTGCAGCTACAACTAAACGAATCGCGCGATCGATCGCCCCGACATTGTTAAACATGGTTATGTCCTCCTGAATAATTGCAAGTTAAATTTATATTTCTCAATTATCATTATACAACTATTTAGTTGTACAGTATAAACAAAATAATAAACAAAGCCCAAAATCCTCCAGCATTGCCGGAGGATGTATATACAGCACTGAGCTACCAGCGATAGGTTATGGCTTGTGAGATCGTGTACTCTTAGCTTCGTAGCGCGATACAGCCCTGAGCCATCAGCAAAAGACTCGCTACCTCTAGCTGATAGTGTTGTGAAATATCTCAACCTCAATGGGTAGCGCGATCGACCCCTTACTTTCCAAGAATCATCGCAAAAGGCGTTGCCGGATCGCTCTCAACCCAAACAGAAACCGATCCCCCATTACAGCGAAACTTGCCCCAACCCACCTCATTCGTCCGAATAGGATCCTTAATATGTTCGGTTAAATCCACAAACATAGTATTGGCTTTACCTGTATCCATCCATTTGCTGTTTTCTGACCCGTTACTCATCAAAAC
Above is a genomic segment from Lusitaniella coriacea LEGE 07157 containing:
- a CDS encoding YdcF family protein — its product is MTLSILVGAIAWRTHLARKAAPHPQAILMLGGNFDREVFTAEFARQHLTVRQRADGRGQKGQNYTDRESEKLGSWEEVSEEQDLALDIWVSSGLERQKAIAIFQNAGIPNHRLHLDYRAVDTVTNFSTLVPDFKRRNIRHVYLLTSDFHLPRANAIASIILGSQGITFTSIAIPSGDPPESKWRIARDMARSLLWVVTRQTGR
- a CDS encoding YgaP family membrane protein; translation: MFNNVGAIDRAIRLVVAATLAYLGLWVYVGSSLGIGLTLLATVLAISAVAGSCLLYGLFGINTRKQNTHQN
- the petC gene encoding cytochrome b6-f complex iron-sulfur subunit gives rise to the protein MEESLPLENPSLSRRQLLNFLTGAVVATTVSAALYPAAKFFVPPKEVGEDGSIFARDANGKLIPASQILAELPETRALVAGLAGEPTYLTVKEDGTLHPWGIVDNCTHLGCTFPWNAYENQFQCPCHGSRYDSEGNVVRGPAPLPLKLTRVSVEDDLIRISPWREIDPRTHQKPWWV